The Henckelia pumila isolate YLH828 chromosome 2, ASM3356847v2, whole genome shotgun sequence genome includes a window with the following:
- the LOC140877578 gene encoding uncharacterized protein, translated as MDFGLVWHDHLALVEFAYNNSYHNSIGMAPFEALYGRRSRTPLFWDKVGKRQVEGPQLIHQLTDAVDIHDVFHVSLLRQYVADESHILHLTEVQLDQDLSYVKRPLRILDRKDKVLRNKSIPLVMVQWQRRGTEKASWELESRMRAEHPELF; from the exons atggattttggtctagTGTGGCATGACCACTTGGCGTTAGTGGAGTttgcttataacaacagttaccacaacagcattggcatggcaccattcgagGCCTTATACGGACGCCGCtctcgtacacctttgttttgggacaagGTTGGCAAGCGTCAAGTCGAAGGTCCACAGTTGATTCATCAGCTGACTGATGCagtgga tatccatgatgtgtttcatgtgTCTTTGCTGAGGCAATACGTGGCGGATGAGTCGCACATCTTGCATCTGACAGAGGTGCAATTGGATCAGGATTTGTCCTACGTGAAGAGACCTCtcaggattcttgacaggaaggacaaggtgcttcgcAATAAGAGCATACCCTTGGTGATGGTGCAGTGGCAGCGTAGAGGTACAGAGAAGGCTAGTTGGGAGCTGGAAAGCCGGATGCgagccgagcatccagagttgttttga